A genomic segment from Deltaproteobacteria bacterium encodes:
- a CDS encoding type II toxin-antitoxin system HicA family toxin has translation MKSITGKELCKILEKKGWELKNIKGSHHVYMKSGRKERLSVPVHGNKDLKIGLLKAIMKMAEIDENEL, from the coding sequence ATGAAAAGCATAACAGGGAAGGAATTATGCAAGATATTGGAGAAGAAAGGCTGGGAGCTAAAAAATATAAAAGGTAGTCATCATGTGTATATGAAGTCCGGCAGAAAAGAGAGGCTAAGCGTTCCGGTACATGGCAACAAAGATTTAAAAATCGGATTACTTAAAGCAATAATGAAGATGGCAGAAATCGACGAAAATGAATTGTAG
- a CDS encoding type II toxin-antitoxin system HicB family antitoxin yields MKLKIVIHKAEEGGYWAEVPAILGCFTQGDTWDELLQNIYEAIDACLSVDTKEIELKPEDKVLEIAV; encoded by the coding sequence ATGAAACTCAAAATAGTTATCCATAAAGCTGAAGAAGGCGGGTACTGGGCAGAAGTGCCGGCTATATTAGGTTGCTTTACACAGGGAGATACCTGGGATGAATTACTGCAAAACATATACGAGGCAATTGATGCATGCCTCTCAGTTGATACAAAAGAGATCGAGTTAAAGCCAGAAGACAAGGTACTTGAAATTGCAGTATGA